The sequence CCAAAACAAAATCTTTACCTTTTAAGGCTGCGGGGCCATAATCGGCGCTATAAGCCCAACCGTATAAAAATACTTCTTCTAACCATTGCTGTACGATGGCCGGTGCACCAAACCAAATAACCGGAAACACCATCACAATACGGTCGTGAGCCTCTACTATTTTACGTTCGGCCTCTATATTGTAGCGGCCATTTACTAATTGCTCGCTAAGTTTATGAATGGTAAAACTGCCGTCGGCGGTAAATTCTTTAAGCCAGTTGGCGCTTACCCGCGATTCGGCCCAGTTAGAGTGGCCAAAAATAATTAATGTTTTCATAGATAAAATCTCCTTTAGTAATTTATTTCTTACTTATATTATAGCATATTTTACCAAAAATATAAATAACGATTTTTTATTTTTTAACCAAAATGTAACCAAACAATTAATAACAAAATTTATACATAAAATAAATATTCTTAAAATCATACCAAAAAAAATGCGTAATTAATAATTAAAAGAAGTTATTTGCGTTATAACATTGACAAAATTAAATTTCGCTCTTATACTTATAACAACAAAAGAATATTATTGTGAAACATAACACATTAATTAACACTATGGTGCTGCTATTACTAGCTGTTATTGCCCTTACCGCCTGTAACCCCAAAGGAAACGGCGGCGATGACCCACCAGCGTCCGTTACTTTAGAGAGTATTTTCCCCGATGAAAGTTTACGCCAGCTGGTGACTTTACGGCTAGGAAATAGGGCCGACTTAACCGGGCAAAATTTAATTGCGGCTTTAGCGGCGATTAATGATGCCGTATTATGGATAGAGGGTTTTGGTAGTTCTGCTGCTTTGGCCTTTAGAGATGCCGGCTTTGTTATAACTGCCGAAGTAAACGGCGCAGCGCCAAGTAATGTAAGCGGGATAGAATACTTAACGGGATTAATGGCGCTTGTTATAGAAAACGTACCTATAACAACTATAAATTTAAGCAACCTTACCAATTTAGTTAATTTTATGATAACGGGTACCCAACTTACCAGCCTAGATGTCAGTAACTTGTCTAATTTAACTAACTTTGCCGTAGACAATAACTCCGTGTTAATTACTTTAGATTTACGTAATATCGATGTGGAGGACCCCCTTCCTATTATATTAGATTTACAGGGTACAGCCCTAACCACCCTTTTTCTCCATAACAGCAACTTAACCGAAGCAAATATTATAAACAGACCGGCCAGCTTGGTAACGGTTGATTTGACAACACCTAAATAATTAAGAACTAACAAGTAAAAATTAATAATTTAAAGACAAAAGTTTTAATTATTAATTTTTACTTATTCTTTATTCGCTATGCGCCGCTTCTTAATTTTTAATTATTAATTCTTAATTATAAAAACTGCTTGATTATTTTTAACTTAGCTTATATAATAAAATTATGGGAAAGTTTAACTATAACTACCAAGTAGCCTATAACGATATGGACGGCAGCGGCAAAGCCACCGTAAGCGCTTTATTACGTTACGCCGAAGAAAGTACCATTAAACAAAGTGAAAGCATTGGCTTTGGCTTTCAAACTTTAATCGCTAAGCACGAAGCGTGGTTTTTGTTAAATAGTTTACTTTTTATTATTAACTCGCCGGCTTATAACCAAAGCGGCAGCGTAACCACTTGGAGCACCGGCATTAATAGTTCGCGCTTGCAAGCCGGACGTGAAACCACTTTTTTTGACCATAATCACACCTTACTGGCTAGACGCAAAACCCGCTGGGTTTATATGGATACCCTAGCCCGCCGCCCTAAACCGACCAGCGAAGAGTTGATTAAAGCCTACAACTCGCAGCCGGCCGATTTTCACGAACCGTTTAGTAAATTTGATAACCACCTTATTAAAGGCACGGCTAAAGTTTTACCCATCTTACGCGGTTATATTGACAGTAACGGGCATGTCAACAACACTCACTATTGGTTATGGGCGTACGAGGCCATTCCTTTAAACGAAATTGAAGGAATGCGGCCTTTAGTTATAGAGACTAACTTTAAAAACGAGCTGGTTTACGGCGAAGCGGTAACTTCGTTGTGCGAAGAAGTAACCCTGCCTTACAGCCCCTTTGCCGGCCACGAAGAGCTCTTTAAGGATAGTAAGAGTTTTAAACACCAGCTACTTAAAGCCGACGGCAACTTAGCCGCCAGTTTTTATAGTGTATGGCGCCCCCTCTAACAGCTATTAAACCCAACTGGGGCTTTACTATCATTGCCCTAGCTATGCTGCTAACTTTATTTGTACCCATTCTAGCTATTCCCTTATTGATAAGCTCTCTTTTAAGCGGATTATATTTATTTAAACGTAAAAACTTATGGGCTTTAACTATGGTGAGTTTAGCTTTAGGCAGCTTACTGGGTTATATAAGTAACTATGACTATCTTACTAAAACATTATTTTATACCGGGCAGCTGGCCGAGCCCACCTCCTTTTTACTGCAAGCGCAAGAAGATGCCGCCCGCCAAAGTGATAATAGCTACCGCCTAACGGCCCAATTATTAACCAGCCATAGTCAATTTATAAGCAGCCAAAGTAACGGCTTTGTTACCGTCTATTTAGAGGATTATCTTAATAGGGGCGAAATTTTTTACACCACAGGAAGACTACGCCTAGGCAACTTTGGCCCTTACATCGTGGCCGACAAGATTGAGCAGCAAAGTTTTACCGGCGAACCCTCCGCCAGACGGGCCGCCGCCCAAGCCAGCCTTATCACCCACTTTCAGGCCCGTTTGGGCAAAGCCGCCGGCTTAGTAACGGCGGTGGTAACCGGCAACCGTAATTATTTATCGCCGCTCTTAGTAAGCAGCTTTAGGCAAAGCGGCACGGCCCATTTAATGGCTTTATCGGGTTACCATTTGGCTTTGTTAAGCGGGTTTTTATTTTTAATTTTACGCTTTTTACCTAAAACGGCTATTATTGTTGTATCGCTGCCTATTTTTATAACTTATTTGCTTTTAAGCGGCTTTCAATATTCGTTGGCACGGGCCGTTATTATGGCTATAGTCGCCGCTATCTTCTTTTTGGCCAAGCACAACTTCCGCCCCTTCGATTTACTCGGCCTAGCTTTTATCGTACTTTGTTTAGCCGATAGCGCCGCTTTTTATACGGTGTCGTTTAGGTTAAGTTTTTTAGCGATGGTTGGTATATTTTTGCTTTACAGGCCAATCAATAGCTTACTAAGTAACTTATTTAACTATAAATTTAAATTTGTAAGCGCCAGCTTTGCCTTAACTATGGCGGCCCAAAGTTTTACCGCCCCTTACGCTTTATATGTTTTCGGCACTTTTTACCCTATCTCTATTGTGGCTACTTTAACCACAGCTTTGTTATTAACGGCCTTACTGTTACTATCTTTAATATTGGTTATTTTACCGGCCGCTTGGTTTTTGCCGCAACTTACTTTAGCCGCCGATTGGGTTTATGCGGCCATTTATGAAAGTACCTTGTGGTTTGGACGCTTTTGGTATGTAGATATTAATTTTTTTCCGATATAATATACTACTCCAATCTCTTCCCACATTTATTACAATAATCACCCTTAATATAATTTAGCTTTTCTAGTAATATATGATTTGGTGGTAACTTCAATTTATTACCATCTATTTTTTTCTTAAATAGCTTTCTTACATCTGCTTCCATCACTCTCCTGCATCTATCTTGATTATTGATATTAGCAAAAACAATCTCTGCTAATTTGCCTATTTTTCTATAATTTAGGTTACTTAATTCAAAATGACTATCTTTAAACTCTGTTATCCCTTCAGGCTTCTTTGATAACAAACCTTCAGTTGTAGATAATTCTTTTTCACTTAACAATATTACATCAACTTTACTAAATTGATTTCCTTCTGCACAAATAGCTACAATTGCTTTATCAAGCTCATCATCTGTATTATCAATTTTCCATAGTGATATACTACCTGAAGATGTCCTTAAACAACTCCCTAAAAAGTCAGCACTTAAATCATTAATATTACTCAACTTTTCGAGAGACTCATCAGCACTTAAATCATTAATATTACTCAACTTTTCGAGAGACTCATCAGCACTTAAATCATTAATATTACTCAACTTTTCGAGAGACTCTATAGAACTCCATTTTGCTTTACTAATTTTTCTCACATAATAACACATTACAAATTCTCTAAATAAGCTATAGTTTTATGAAAATAATCCTTTAACCAATCTTCTTTCGGTTCTCTAAATTTTTTTAAAAGTTCAGCATCTTTTTTACGGCCCCATTTTTCAAAACAAAATATGGCACTATCAGCAATTTCTAGATTCTTATGGCCAAATAAATACATAGCAATATGGATAAACTTTTCTATTTCATATTCACTTGTGATATTAGCTATTATTTTTAATACCGATAAAAGCACTTTTATATCATTATTTTGCCACCCCCACATACAAATATCATTAATAAAATCAACAGATAATACATAACCATACTTCAATACAATCTCTTGATATACTAATTCCGATTTAGCTACAAAGCCATCTTCTAACTCTTCCCTCTTAATAACATTCAAAAATAAATCATGGTACTCTATCTTCAAATTACTTGCTAGAATATCAACAAGGTTAATACTTTCATTATAGTTATCTATGTATCGAGGCAAAATTATACTAGAAATAGTCGATAAGTTATAGGATTCTGGCACAATATTATTCTTAACTAAATTAAACCCCTCTCTGCCAGAGATTGTTTCTTGATCAAAATTCACTCCAATAGGTTCATTTATTATATTATCGTTTAGCATGAATATTTTTCCTCAATCTCTTTAACTAACTCTATAACTTTTGTATAAAATTCATCAATAAAGTTAGCGTCTATTCTTTTTTGAGTATTATTAGGGTTGGTATTTATGTCCAAGCTACACATCAACGAGTTATTAAATTCAGGGGAAAGTTTACCTCCCACTATCTTCATAGCATTAGGGTTATAGTCCAAGCTTGTTATAACATTTATTTTTTCTTCATTATTATTAATTTGAAATATCTCTTCAACTCCACTTCTGGCATTCCATTCAAACACCTCTTTGGCTTTATAAAAATAACCTGCCATAACCTTATCTTTTATAGCTTCTACTCTTAAAGCATTATCTTCAGAAAAATTTACCACATAAGCGATTCTCGCCCCCTTAACCTCAAAATAACTTAACAATTTTTTTTGAATATCACGTACGACATTTAAAAATTCAGTATCATCAATAATTTGAGATGTTTTAATAATATCAATTCGCGCTCTAGTAATACGAATATTTATTTGTTCAGGAGTTGAAACAAATTCTATTAATGGCTCTACTATTTGTTGTAAAGGCTGATTGCCTCCTACAACTGATGTAATATTTTGCCCAATAGTGGGGAAAAAATTATAACCTCGCAAAACTTCTTGTTGTAACTTTATAACTATACTATGAATGTTATCTAAATTAAAACTTCCAAATAATACGGCTAATAAACTTGTTTTTTTCTGCATACCGTCAAAATTAATCTATCTATTAGTTTAACTTTCAATCTATCATTTGTCAACAATTTTCAATCATTAACATAATTAAATAAATCATACAAAACAATATCTTAATTATGCCTTTGCACCGTGCC comes from Spirochaetaceae bacterium and encodes:
- a CDS encoding thioesterase, with the translated sequence MGKFNYNYQVAYNDMDGSGKATVSALLRYAEESTIKQSESIGFGFQTLIAKHEAWFLLNSLLFIINSPAYNQSGSVTTWSTGINSSRLQAGRETTFFDHNHTLLARRKTRWVYMDTLARRPKPTSEELIKAYNSQPADFHEPFSKFDNHLIKGTAKVLPILRGYIDSNGHVNNTHYWLWAYEAIPLNEIEGMRPLVIETNFKNELVYGEAVTSLCEEVTLPYSPFAGHEELFKDSKSFKHQLLKADGNLAASFYSVWRPL
- a CDS encoding NAD(P)H-dependent oxidoreductase is translated as MKTLIIFGHSNWAESRVSANWLKEFTADGSFTIHKLSEQLVNGRYNIEAERKIVEAHDRIVMVFPVIWFGAPAIVQQWLEEVFLYGWAYSADYGPAALKGKDFVLALTAGGAAEGYRIAGMGRNSYPLESYYINWQATASMTGMNFHPMYCLYATMTKQPADFTAAAQKLIGYLKADHLPPVGAL
- a CDS encoding ComEC/Rec2 family competence protein, giving the protein MAPPLTAIKPNWGFTIIALAMLLTLFVPILAIPLLISSLLSGLYLFKRKNLWALTMVSLALGSLLGYISNYDYLTKTLFYTGQLAEPTSFLLQAQEDAARQSDNSYRLTAQLLTSHSQFISSQSNGFVTVYLEDYLNRGEIFYTTGRLRLGNFGPYIVADKIEQQSFTGEPSARRAAAQASLITHFQARLGKAAGLVTAVVTGNRNYLSPLLVSSFRQSGTAHLMALSGYHLALLSGFLFLILRFLPKTAIIVVSLPIFITYLLLSGFQYSLARAVIMAIVAAIFFLAKHNFRPFDLLGLAFIVLCLADSAAFYTVSFRLSFLAMVGIFLLYRPINSLLSNLFNYKFKFVSASFALTMAAQSFTAPYALYVFGTFYPISIVATLTTALLLTALLLLSLILVILPAAWFLPQLTLAADWVYAAIYESTLWFGRFWYVDINFFPI